Genomic window (Pseudomonas xantholysinigenes):
TCGAGCAGTTGATTGGCGATGATGGCTTTTGCTTCGGTGCCACGCCGGGGCTGGCTGATATCTACCTGATCCCGCAGTTGTATGCGGCCGAGCGATTCAACATCGACCTCGGCGGTTACCCGCGCATTCGCCGCGTGGCCGCCCTGGCCGAGCAGCACCCAGCCTTCCAGCAAGCCCACCCAGCGAGGCAGCCCGACACTCCCAACTGAACACCAACTCCTGGTGTTGGCTGGGACTCTGTGGGAGCGGGTTTACCCGCGAATGCAATGGTGAGGCCACCGACGCTTTCGCGGGTAAACCGGCTCCCAAAGAGACCGTGTCAACCGGCAGGAGCCGGCAAGCCGGCACCTGCGGATACCATCGCGCTCCCATGGCATAACAATAAAAGACAGGTACCTTGCGATGAACAACCAGATAGCCAGCTTCCGCGCGGCGCTCGACGCGCGCCCGGTGTCCCCCTACCAGTGGTGCCTGTTGTTGCTGTTGGTCCTGCTGCTGGTCACCGATGGTTATGATGCCCAGGTGCTGGGCTATGTGATCCCCGCGCTGGCCCAGGACTGGGGCCTGGAAAAGGCCGCCTTCGGGCCGGTGTTCAGCGCCAACCTTCTGGGCCTGACGCTCGGTTCGCTGGCGGTGACGCCGTTGGCCGACCGCTTCGGCGTGCGGCGGGTGTTGCTGTGCTGCGTGCTGCTGTATGCCAGCCTGACGGTGCTGATGGTGTTCGCTACGTCCCTCGATAGCCTGATGCTGGCGCGCTTTCTTTGCGGTATCGGCATGGGCGGCGCCATGCCCAGCGCCATGGCACTGATGGCCGATTACGCACCGCCGCGCCTGCGCACCCTGATGGTGACCCTGGCTGCCTGCGGTTTTTCGTTGGGCGGCGCGGCGGGAGGCTTTGTCGCCGCAGGCTTCATCGACCGTCATGGTTGGCAGGCGGTGTTCCTGGCCGGTGGCGTGGCACCGTTGCTGCTGTTCCCCTTCCTGTATTTCTTCTTGCCCGAATCACTGCCACGCCTGTTGCGCGACGCGCCGCCCTATTGGCGTTTGCAGCATATCTGCACGCGGCTGCTGCCCGGCTGGAAGGTGCCGGAGGCGCAGTTGGACGCCGATGAGCCAGCACCCGGCAAGTTGACCGTGGTGGCGTTGTTCCGTGGCGGTTTTGCCCGGCCAACCCTGCTGCTGTGGAGCACCTTCTTCGTCAGCCTGATCCTGCTGTACTTCATGATCAGCTGGCTGCCGTCGCTGTTGCAGGACAGCGGCCTGGCGCTGAACCAGGCGAACCTGGTGACCTCGCTGTTCCTGTTTGCCGGCACCCTGGGCGCGGTATGCATGGCCTGGTGCGCCGACCGCATGCTCAACAAGGCACGCCTGCTGGCCGGTGTGCTGCTGGGGGCGGCGCTGTTCAGCGTGCTGGTGGGCTTGAACCATGCAGACCCGCGCTGGTTGGTGCCGAGCGTGTTCGCCGCCGGCTTCTGCATCATTGGCGGACAGCTCACGCTCAATGCCTTTGTCAGCAACTTCTACCCGGCCCAGGTGCGCGCCACCGGCACCGGTTGGGCCCTCGGCGTGGGGCGCTTCGGCTCGATCCTCGGGCCGTTGCTGGGGAGCCTGCTGCTGACCTTGCACATGCCGGTGGAACAGATTTTCTATTTCTGTGCGGTGCCGGCATTGCTTGGCGCCTTGCTGATCTGCCAAGTGCGTGCGCCTCGCTCGCATGAGGTGGCGGTCAAGGCCCAAGCGTTAGTGGATTGAGCGCTTGCTGGCGGGCAGTTGGCCGAGTCGTTCGCTCAGTTTCAGCCGTTGTACCGGGTCGTCGGTCAGCAGCAGGGCATGCTCCAGGTCGAAGCGTTCGGCCTGCGGGCAGTCCAGATGCTGGTACAGGGTGGCACGGGCCAGATAATCGTTGACCTGCACCGGCCCTAACTGCATGACCCGCTCGGCGTCGACCAGCGCGGCCAGGTCGTTGTCGTTGCTGCTGTGCAGCTGGCGCAGGTTGCGTGACAGGCGCTGGAGCATCTGCATCGGCGTGGCCGCGCGCAGGTGTTCGGCGGTCAGTGGCAGGTGCGGGCCGAACTGGCGGGCGAGCAGCTCGCGGCAATCGGCGGGGTACAGGCGGCGGCCGCCGCAGGGGTCGAGCAGATGATCGGCGCCGGGCACCCGCAGCAGGAAATGGCCGGGAAAATTGACCCCTTCCAGCGGGATCGACAGGCGCCGCGCCAGCTCCAGGGCAAGGATGGCCAGCAGCAGCGGTTGCCCGCGCCGGCGTTGCAGCACTTTGTCCATCAGCGCGGCTTGTGGACGCAGCGGCAGGTACTCATCCTGCTGGTAACCCAAGGCATTGAGCTGGCGCAGCAGCGGTTGCGCCAGTTCGTTCAATGGCAGCATCGGCAGTTG
Coding sequences:
- a CDS encoding MFS transporter is translated as MNNQIASFRAALDARPVSPYQWCLLLLLVLLLVTDGYDAQVLGYVIPALAQDWGLEKAAFGPVFSANLLGLTLGSLAVTPLADRFGVRRVLLCCVLLYASLTVLMVFATSLDSLMLARFLCGIGMGGAMPSAMALMADYAPPRLRTLMVTLAACGFSLGGAAGGFVAAGFIDRHGWQAVFLAGGVAPLLLFPFLYFFLPESLPRLLRDAPPYWRLQHICTRLLPGWKVPEAQLDADEPAPGKLTVVALFRGGFARPTLLLWSTFFVSLILLYFMISWLPSLLQDSGLALNQANLVTSLFLFAGTLGAVCMAWCADRMLNKARLLAGVLLGAALFSVLVGLNHADPRWLVPSVFAAGFCIIGGQLTLNAFVSNFYPAQVRATGTGWALGVGRFGSILGPLLGSLLLTLHMPVEQIFYFCAVPALLGALLICQVRAPRSHEVAVKAQALVD
- a CDS encoding SirB1 family protein — translated: MNPRQACLACLEREPVALLEAALWIAAEHDCSVEPAASLTHLHTLQREVSTQLPMLPLNELAQPLLRQLNALGYQQDEYLPLRPQAALMDKVLQRRRGQPLLLAILALELARRLSIPLEGVNFPGHFLLRVPGADHLLDPCGGRRLYPADCRELLARQFGPHLPLTAEHLRAATPMQMLQRLSRNLRQLHSSNDNDLAALVDAERVMQLGPVQVNDYLARATLYQHLDCPQAERFDLEHALLLTDDPVQRLKLSERLGQLPASKRSIH